In Lepisosteus oculatus isolate fLepOcu1 chromosome 15, fLepOcu1.hap2, whole genome shotgun sequence, one genomic interval encodes:
- the nxpe3 gene encoding NXPE family member 3, translating to MWTNLSRFTPLFLFLAFTGLVFLLRNIFTLEKFDCNTRTALCRIQDTISTAFKPVGPVAVNKDSYCGYSELELSPEEVLEEQYLLDLIAWPEPPVQTPSFQQSTDPAHSFFVILNPSEDLRVGGQLEVLVHMQDFQGQPKQYGGDFLLARIHSPELKAGAAGKVVDHQNGFYSVFFALLWPGELTVSVTLVHPSEAVQVLKRLRQERPDRVYFKSLFRTGYFSETTLCNLCLPASQPLCNYTDPHTGEPWFCYKPKLLSCDSRVNHAKGGYQKHLLTAKEGLLFQSNVNIKVPILASGADHVTVKLQEKNGHSDRGKKTNPDGLTFMPSGFYYQDVWKPTGGRAVRQFNDALSVTQCLKRKVIYLYGDSTVRQWFEYLNALVPGLQEFNLGSPKNVGPFLAVDSAHGIMLKYRCHGPPIRFSTVAASELRYVANELEGIVGGRDVVVAITIWSHFSTFPAEVYIRRLRNIRRAVRRLLARSPRTLVALKTANVQELGPEVSLYNSDWFSLQLDALLRHMFQGLDVVLVDAWEMTLAHRLPHALHPPALIVKNQVDVFLSHVCPGG from the exons ATGTGGACGAATCTGTCCCGGTTCACGCCTCTCTTTCTGTTCCTGGCCTTCACTGGTCTCGTCTTCCTGCTGAGGAACATCTTCACCTTGGAG AAATTTGATTGCAACACTAGAACGGCGCTCTGTCGGATCCAGGACACCATCAGCACAGCCTTCAAGCCCGTGGGACCTGTCGCGGTCAACAAAGACTCGTACTGTGGCTACTCGGAGCTCGAGCTGAGTCCGGAGGAGGTCCTGGAGGAGCAGTACTTATTGGACCTGATTGCCTGGCCAGAGCCGCCAGTGCAGACTCCGTCCTTCCAGCAGAGCACCGACCCAGCACACAGCTTCTTCGTCATCCTCAATCCCAGTGAGGACCTCCGAGTGGGTGGCCAGCTGGAGGTGCTGGTCCACATGCAGGACTTCCAGGGGCAGCCCAAGCAGTATGGCGGAGACTTCCTGCTGGCCCGGATTCACTCCCCGGAGCTCAAAGCGGGGGCTGCTGGGAAGGTGGTGGACCACCAGAATGGCTTCTACTCGGTGTTCTTTGCCTTGCTGTGGCCAGGGGAGCTGACGGTGTCGGTGACGCTGGTGCACCCCAGCGAGGCCGTCCAGGTGCTGAAGAGGCTCCGCCAGGAGCGGCCCGACCGGGTGTACTTCAAGAGCCTCTTCCGCACTGGCTACTTCTCCGAGACCACCTTGTGCAACCTGTGTCTGCCCGCCAGCCAGCCCCTCTGCAACTACACGGACCCCCACACGGGAGAGCCCTGGTTCTGCTACAAGCCGAAGCTGCTGAGCTGCGACAGCCGGGTCAACCATGCAAAGGGGGGCTATCAGAAGCACCTGCTTACTGCCAAAGAGGGGCTGCTTTTCCAGAG taatgtAAACATCAAAGTTCCCATACTGGCTTCTGGTGCAGATCATGTGACAGTGAAGCTCCAGGAAAAAAATG GTCATTCTGACAGAGGGAAGAAGACTAACCCAGATGGCCTGACATTCATGCCCTCTGGATTCTATTACCAAGATGTGTGGAAGCCCACAGGAGGAAGAGCTGTGCGCCAGTTCAACGATGCCCTTTCAGTCACACAGTGCCTGAAACGGAAGGTTATTTACCTATATGGGGACTCGACAGTGCGCCAGTGGTTTGAATACTTAAATGCCCTTGTTCCAG GTCTTCAGGAGTTTAACCTGGGCAGCCCGAAGAACGTGGGCCCCTTCCTGGCCGTGGACAGCGCGCACGGCATCATGCTGAAGTACCGCTGCCACGGGCCGCCCATCCGCTTCTCCACGGTGGCCGCCAGCGAGCTCCGCTACGTGGCCAACGAGCTGGAGGGCATCGTGGGTGGGCGGGACGTGGTGGTCGCCATCACCATCTGGTCCCACTTCAGCACCTTCCCCGCCGAGGTCTACATCCGCCGGCTGCGCAACATCCGCCGGGCCGTGCGGCGCCTGCTGGCCCGCAGCCCGCGCACGCTGGTGGCGCTCAAGACGGCCAACGTGCAGGAGCTCGGCCCCGAGGTCAGCCTGTACAACAGCGACTGGTTCTCCCTGCAGCTGGACGCCCTGCTGCGCCACATGTTCCAGGGCCTGGACGTGGTGCTGGTGGACGCCTGGGAGATGACGCTGGCCCACCGCCTCCCGCACGCCCTCCACCCCCCCGCCCTGATCGTCAAGAACCAGGTCGACGTCTTCCTCTCCCACGTCTGCCCGGGCGGCTGA
- the nfkbiz gene encoding NF-kappa-B inhibitor zeta, with product MIIDGAVEDSLGMADQECGLMTSPMNLGYFYGNSPAPSEQSCSPGSQLSPRSPSSDCESTGSWYEGSPEHSSTQAINAHGEAPMGGGRQQSRHFQGVRVKNSVKELLELKRSAHKLSVLKNSNGATQFTDLKTILREGKRHSPDCLFDTPNYKKSATFHTNVLTPPQTPNTNDYMEPDPQEGSQNLETDSSLLDIFQVLREGSSSPLSLTTVQVNWENPSQGPQDLNPSALPPEGYTPGPVLLGSSLSQNHLHGATQSQNPEVSPYSPPEMLPPCSGSGQSGSPFPPQTPFAIPSQMSGLGAPQFPDQHPANVFRAISPLGPEVFSAPNLPLVHRSFLGPGGMSFFQWQIEQEERKLAGLSEDCLVTRDSDGDTFLHIAVAQGRRALSYVLARKMAAIGMLDVKEHNGQSALQVSVAANQHLIVQDLLNMGAQINTADCWGRTPLHVCAEKGHATTLQAIHKAVQANGQHLDLEAINYDGMTALHTAILSHNAVVQELYKSQKPHSPHGQQLLQRSKLLGECVSTLLQMGASFKTKDRKSGRTSLHMAAEEANVELLRLFLDQPDSLSVVNDKVYSGNTALHIVSALQDRVAQVDAVRLLMRKGGDPSVKNLENEQPAQLVPDGPVGEQVRRILKGKGTAPRSCPF from the exons ATGATAATTGACGGAGCCGTCGAGGACAGTCTGGGCATGGCGGACCAGGAGTGTGGGCTGATGACAAGCCCCATGAACCTGGGTTATTTTTACGGGAACTCCCCTGCGCCGAGTGAGCAGTCTTGCTCTCCGGGCTCCCAGCTCTCTCCCCGCTCACCGAGCTCCGACTGCGAGTCCACAGGCAGCTGGTACGAAGGCAGCCCGGAGCACAGCAGCACGCAAGCGATCAACGCTCATG GTGAGGCGCCCATGGGTGGCGGGAGGCAGCAGAGCCGGCATTTCCAGGGGGTGCGAGTGAAGAACTCGGTCAAGGAGCTCCTGGAGCTGAAGCGGAGCGCCCACAAGCTCTCG GTACTGAAAAATTCAAATGGAGCAACACAGTTCACAG ACCTGAAAACTATCCTGCGAGAGGGAAAGAGACATTCCCCAGACTGCCTATTTGATACCCCGAATTACAAGAAGAGTGCAACATTCCACACCAATGTGCTG ACACCCCCCCAGACACCCAACACCAATGACTACATGGAACCTGACCCACAGGAGGGCTCCCAGAATCTGGAAACCGATTCTAGTCTCCTGGACATCTTCCAGGTTTTAAGAGAAGGCAGCAGCAGCCCCCTCTCTCTGACGACGGTGCAGGTGAACTGGGAGAATCCATCCCAGGGCCCACAGGACCTAAACCCATCAGCCCTGCCCCCAGAGGGATATACCCCAGGCCCAGTCCTGCTCGGTAGCAGCCTATCCCAGAATCATCTCCACGGTGCAACCCAGTCGCAGAACCCAGAGGTGTCCCCTTACTCGCCTCCAGAGATGCTTCCACCTTGCTCTGGCAGCGGTCAGTCCGGCTCTCCCTTCCCCCCTCAGACCCCTTTCGCCATCCCCAGCCAAATGTCGGGTCTTGGGGCTCCGCAGTTCCCAGACCAGCATCCCGCGAACGTCTTCCGGGCCATCTCCCCTCTCGGCCCGGAGGTCTTCTCTGCCCCCAACCTTCCCCTGGTCCATCGGTCCTTCCTGGGGCCTGGTGGGATGTCCTTCTTCCAGTGGCAGATCGAGCAGGAGGAGAGGAAACTGGCTGGCTTGAGCGAGGACTGTCTCGTAACCCGAGACTCCGATGGCGACAC GTTCCTCCACATAGCTGTTGCCCAGGGAAGACGGGCACTGTCCTATGTGCTCGCCAGGAAAATGGCAGCAATTGGCATGTTGGATGTGAAGGAACATAATGGCCAG AGTGCCCTGCAGGTCAGCGTGGCAGCAAACCAGCACCTGATAGTACAGGACCTGCTGAACATGGGGGCTCAGATAAACACGGCTGACTGCTGGGGTCGCACGCCACTGCACGTGTGCGCGGAGAAGGGTCACGCCACAACTCTACAG GCAATTCACAAAGCTGTTCAGGCAAACGGGCAACATCTTGATCTGGAGGCCATTAATTATGATG GCATGACTGCGCTGCACACCGCCATCCTGTCCCACAATGCTGTGGTGCAAGAGCTGTACAAGTCCCAGAAGCCCCACTCCCCGCACGGTCAGCAGCTGCTGCAGAGGAGCAAGCTGCTGGGAGAGTGCGTCAGCACGCTGCTGCAGATGGGAGCCTCCTTCAAGACCAAG GACCGCAAGAGTGGTCGCACTTCACTGCACATGGCTGCGGAGGAAGCCAATGTGGAGCTCCTTCGGCTTTTCCTGGACCAGCCCGATTCCCTGTCTGTTGTCAACGACAAG GTGTACAGTGGGAACACGGCCCTCCACATTGTCAGTGCCTTGCAGGACCGTGTGGCACAGGTTGATGCAGTGAGGCTCCTCATGAGGAAGGGCGGGGATCCCAGTGTCAAGAATCTGGAGAACGAGCAGCCTGCACAGCTGGTGCCCGATGGGCCGGTGGGAGAACAG GTCCGACGCATTCTGAAGGGCAAAGGAACTGCTCCTCGGTCATGTCCTTTCTAG